In the genome of Marinomonas algicola, the window AAAGGCTCACCAAGGCGACGATCTCTAGCTGGTCTGAGAGGATGACCAGCCACACTGGGACTGAGACACGGCCCAGACTCCTACGGGAGGCAGCAGTGGGGAATATTGGACAATGGGCGCAAGCCTGATCCAGCCATGCCGCGTGTGTGAAGAAGGCCTTAGGGTTGTAAAGCACTTTCAGAGGGGAGGAAAGGTTATTGATTAATACTCAATAGCTGTGACGTTACCCTCAGAAGAAGCACCGGCTAACTCTGTGCCAGCAGCCGCGGTAATACAGAGGGTGCAAGCGTTAATCGGAATTACTGGGCGTAAAGCGCGCGTAGGTGGTTTGTTAAGTCGGATGTGAAAGCCCAGGGCTCAACCTTGGAATGGCACCCGATACTGGCAGGCTAGAGTACGATAGAGGAGTGTGGAATTTCCTGTGTAGCGGTGAAATGCGTAGATATAGGAAGGAACATCAGTGGCGAAGGCGACACTCTGGATTGATACTGACACTGAGGTGCGAAAGCGTGGGGAGCAAACAGGATTAGATACCCTGGTAGTCCACGCCGTAAACGATGTCTACTAGCCGTTGGGTTGTAATGACTTAGTGGCGAAGCTAACGCAATAAGTAGACCGCCTGGGGAGTACGGCCGCAAGGTTAAAACTCAAATGAATTGACGGGGGCCCGCACAAGCGGTGGAGCATGTGGTTTAATTCGACGCAACGCGAAGAACCTTACCTACTCTTGACATCCAGAGAATTCGCTAGAGATAGCTTAGTGCCTTCGGGAACTCTGAGACAGGTGCTGCATGGCTGTCGTCAGCTCGTGTTGTGAAATGTTGGGTTAAGTCCCGTAACGAGCGCAACCCTTATCCTTATTTGCCAGCACTTCGGGTGGGAACTTTAAGGAGACTGCCGGTGACAAACCGGAGGAAGGTGGGGACGACGTCAAGTCATCATGGCCCTTACGAGTAGGGCTACACACGTGCTACAATGGCGCATACAGAGGGCGGCGAACTTGCGAAAGTAAGCGAATCCCACAAAGTGCGTCGTAGTCCGGATTGGAGTCTGCAACTCGACTCCATGAAGTCGGAATCGCTAGTAATCGTGAATCAGAATGTCACGGTGAATACGTTCCCGGGCCTTGTACACACCGCCCGTCACACCATGGGAGTTGATTGCTCCAGAAGTAGCTAGCTTAACCTTTCGAGGAGGGCGGTTACCACGGAGTGGTCAATGACTGGGGTGAAGTCGTAACAAGGTAGCCCTAGGGGAACCTGGGGCTGGATCACCTCCTTAAACGATACGAAGCTCTGGTGAGCGTTCACACAAATTATCTGATGACTACTTTATAGCGGCAATTGTACTAGGATAGAGTTCTAAGCAAGGTGTTGATGAAAGTGATTGTGATGACCTGTCATCATATTGTTTGTCTTATTCATAAATGTCTGACTTAGTGCTTTGCACTAAACTTGCTCTTTAACAATGTAACTTTTTGAAATAGACGATAATCAAGCGTCAAACCGGTGGAAAGCATCTTTCTCTTTATTGAGAATAACCTGGATGACTTTCTAAAATCGTAAAATCCAGTGATGACACAAAAGCATCGTTGGTATGTGATCTGAGTGTTGTTTTGATACTGGCTCTTCTTTAAGAAGCGTTAGGTATCAAAAAACTACTTTGGGTTATATGGTCAAGTGACCAAGCGTGCACGGTGGATGCCTTGGCAGTCAGAGGCGATGAAGGACGTGGTAATCTGCGATAAGGTTCGGGGAGTTGATAAACAAACTTTGATCCGAACATTTCCGAATGGGGAAACCCACCCGCTTGCGGGTATCATTAACTGAATACATAGGTTAATGAGGCGAACTCGGGGAACTGAAACATCTAAGTACCCGAAGGAAAAGAAATCAACCGAGATTCCCTAAGTAGCGGCGAGCGAAAGGGGATTAGCCCTTAAGTTGATTTGGTGTTAGTAGAACAAGCTGGAAAGCTTGGCCGTAGAGAGTGAAAGCCTCGTATACGAAAACGCCTTATCAATGAAATCGAGTAGGACGGGACACGTGGTATCCTGTCTGAATATGGGGGGACCATCCTCCAAGGCTAAATACTCCTGACTGACCGATAGTGTACCAGTACCGTGAGGGAAAGGCGAAAAGAACCCCGGCGAGGGGAGTGAAATAGAACCTGAAACCGTGTACGTACAAGCAGTGGGAGCGGACTTAGTTCCGTGACTGCGTACCTTTTGTATAATGGGTCAACGACTTATTTTCAGTAGCAAGGTTAACCATTTAGGGGAGCCGTAGGGAAACCGAGTCTTAATAGGGCGTTTAGTTGCTGGGAATAGACCCGAAACCGGGCGATCTATCCATGAGCAGGTTGAAGGTTGGGTAACACTAACTGGAGGACCGAACCCACGTACGTTGAAAAGTCCGGGGATGACTTGTGGATAGGAGTGAAAGGCTAATCAAGCTCGGAGATAGCTGGTTCTCCTCGAAAGCTATTTAGGTAGCGCCTCGTATCTCACCATTGGGGGTAGAGCACTGTTTGGGCTAGGGGGTCATCCCGACTTACCAACCCCATGCAAACTCCGAATACCGATGAGTGCAATTACGGGAGACACACGGCGGGTGCTAACGTCCGTCGTGGAAAGGGAAACAACCCAGACCGTCAGCTAAGGTCCCAAAGTTACAGTTAAGTGGGAAACGATGTGGGAAGGCTTAGACAGCTAGGAGGTTGGCTTAGAAGCAGCCATCCTTTAAAGAAAGCGTAATAGCTCACTAGTCGAGTCGGCCTGCGCGGAAGATATAACGGGGCTAAAACTGTACACCGAAGCTACGGATGCAAGATTTATCTTGCATGGTAGAGGAGCGTTCTGTAAGCCGTTGAAGGTCAAGCTGTAAGGCAGGCTGGAGGTATCAGAAGTGCGAATGTTGACATGAGTAACGATAAGGGGAGTGAAAAACTCCCCGCCGGAAGACCAAGGTTTCCTGTCCCATGCTAATCAGGGCAGGGTGAGTCGGCCCCTAAGGCGAGGCAGAAATGCGTAGTCGATGGGAAACAGGTTAATATTCCTGTACTTATGTATATTGCGATGGAGAGACGGAGAAGGCTAGGCTAGCACGGCGATGGTTGTCCGTGTTTAAGGTAGTAGGTTGAAGGCTTAGGTAAATCCGGGCCTTCTTAAGACCGAGAGCTGATGACGAGTCCTCTTTTGGACGAAGTAGTTGATGCCATGCTTCCAGGAAAAACTTCTAAGCTTCAGATATACATGAACCGTACCCCAAACCGACACAGGTGGTCAGGTAGAGAATACCAAGGCGCTTGAGAGAACTCGGGTGAAGGAACTAGGCAAAATGGCACCGTAACTTCGGGAGAAGGTGCGCCGGTTAGTGTGAAGGATTTACTCCGTAAGCATTGATCGGTCGAAGATACCAGGTGGCTGCGACTGTTTATTAAAAACACAGCACTCTGCAAACACGAAAGTGGACGTATAGGGTGTGACGCCTGCCCGGTGCTGGAAGGTTAATTGATGGGGTTAGCGTAAGCGAAGCTCTTGATCGAAGCCCCAGTAAACGGCGGCCGTAACTATAACGGTCCTAAGGTAGCGAAATTCCTTGTCGGGTAAGTTCCGACCTGCACGAATGGCGTAACGATGGCCACACTGTCTCCACCCGAGACTCAGTGAAATTGAAATCGCAGTGAAGATGCTGTGTATCCGCGGCTAGACGGAAAGACCCCGTGAACCTTTACTATAGCTTCACAGTGAACTTTGAACCTACTTGTGTAGGATAGGTGGGAGGCTTTGAAACTAGGACGCCAGTTCTAGTGGAGCCAAACTTGAAATACCACCCTGGTATGTTTGAGGTTCTAACTCAGGTCCCTTATCGGGATCGAGGACACTGTGTGGTGGGTAGTTTGACTGGGGCGGTCTCCTCCCAAAGAGTAACGGAGGAGCACGAAGGTGTGCTCAGCATGGTCGGAAATCATGCGAAGAGTGTAAAGGCAAAAGCGCGCTTAACTGCGAGACAGACACGTCGAGCAGGTACGAAAGTAGGTCTTAGTGATCCGGTGGTTCTGTATGGAAGGGCCATCGCTCAACGGATAAAAGGTACTCCGGGGATAACAGGCTGATACCGCCCAAGAGTTCACATCGACGGCGGTGTTTGGCACCTCGATGTCGGCTCATCACATCCTGGGGCTGAAGCCGGTCCCAAGGGTATGGCTGTTCGCCATTTAAAGTGGTACGCGAGCTGGGTTTAGAACGTCGTGAGACAGTTCGGTCCCTATCTGCCGTGGACGTTTGAGATTTGAGAGGAGCTGCTCCTAGTACGAGAGGACCGGAGTGGACGAACCTCTGGTGTTCCGGTTGTCACGCCAGTGGCATTGCCGGGTAGCTATGTTCGGACGGGATAACCGCTGAAAGCATCTAAGCGGGAAGCCTCCCTCAAGATGAGATCTCACTGGGACATAAGTCCCCTAAAGAGCCGTTGAAGACTACGACGTTGATAGGTTGGGTGTGTAAGTGCTGTGAGGCATTGAGCTAACCAATACTAATTGCTCGTGAGGCTTGACCATATAACACCAAAGTGGTTTTAAGTGATAAAGAGAGACTGAGAAAACTCGAAAGAGAAGAGTCAAACGCATCATAAAAGATCATAGAGACACAGATTACGACGCGCATCAGCGATGATGTGGCTGGTTTGATACTTGGTTATCGCTATTTCAAAAAAGCATTGTTAAAGATTCAAGCACGTACTGGCGTGTTGTGAGTGAACAAGCTGGGTTAAGCCTAAGGGCTTAACACAGGCACTCAGAACGAACGCAACCGGTTTGCTTGACGATCATAGAGACGTTGAACCACCTGATCCCATCCCGAACTCAGAAGTGAAAAGCGTCATCGCCAATGGTAGTGTGGCATTCGCCATGTGAGAGTAGGTCGTCGTCAAGTTTCAATTAGAAAGCCCTGATGGCTCACGCTGTCAGGGTTTTTTTAATTTATGAGAAGCCATGTAGAGCTATAAAAGCGTTTAGTTAGTTTGGTTGTTTTGTATCGCTATTCAAACGTATCTACTTTATGGCTCAAGCACTTATTAGCGTGTTGTGAATAAGACTCATAACAAACGCAACCAGTTTGCTTGACGATCATAGAGACGTTGAACCACCTGATCCCATCCCGAACTCAGAAGTGAAAAGCGTCATCGCCAATGGTAGTGTGGCATTCGCCATGTGAGAGTAGGTCGTCGTCAAGTTTGAATTATAGAAAGCCCTGATTGCTCACGCAGTCAGGGTTTTTTTTCGTCTGTAGGTCAGCATTTAGGCTGACAATAGGGTACGTGAACATCTTGTGTATATGAAAAAGTCTTGATTATGTATAGGACTTTTTATCGTTTTTCTTTGAAGTATCAGTACGTACCTTAGGTAATTGAGTTATTTACTCTTTCTTAAGTGCTGATAGTAAATGCCTAAATTTTTCTCCTTGTATGGCGACATGGCCACGTAGTAAATCGGCTGCTTTTATTGAATCTCCTTGTGTAAGAGCTTCAACTATTTGTTCGTGCTCTGACATAGATTGTGGCATACGCCCACGAAGTTGAAGTTGTAGACGACGATAAGGTTTTAACCTTTGGTGTAGTTTCTTGGTTTCATGCTCCAAGATACTGTTGCCCGATTCCTTATAAATTATCATATGAAAGACTTCATTGGCGTAATAGTAAGTGTCTGCCTCACCCGCTATCATGGCTTTTTTACATTTACTGTTTGCCAATCTTAGTTTTTCTAGAGCCGAATCGGATATTCGTAGGGCGGCTAGGCGACCGCAAGAAGACTCCAGCTCCGCCATAACTTCAAAAAGTTCCATGAGCTCAACCGGGCCTGGTTGGCGCACAAAAACCCCTTTTCTGTGTATTTGCTCAACAAGCCCAGATTTACTGAGTTTTTGTAGCGCTTCTCTAATCGGGGTTCTGGAAACACCGAACTCTGAAGATAAAGCTATTTCGTTTAGTCGCTCTCCGGTTTTGTAATCACCACGTAAGATGGACTCTTCTAATGCACTCGCAATAATGTCTGAATTTTTCATATTGTGATCATATCATAATAAAGTTTTACAACAATTGTATACAATAATTGCAATATTGTGTATTTTAACTTGAGACGTGAATTATTTAGTTTTGGCTTAGGCCATAAAGGTGCCCTTTTTATAGAAAGTAAATTGAGGTGCGACATTCTCTAAAATAAAAATAAATTCTTAGGAGAAAAAAATGAAGAAAATCATTTCTAAATCACTTATCGCATTGTCTATTTTCAGCGGCAGCGTTGTCGCTGGTGCTGAAGAGCTTAGATTATCCCACCAATGGTCAAATAAAGATATTCGTCACCAAGTGGCACAGATGGTTGCGGATGAAGTCAGTGCAGCTAATGTGGATCTAACCATTAAAATCTTTGGTTCTAAATCACTGTTTAAACCTCGTGAGCAATATCGGCCTGTGAGTAGAGGCCAATTAGATATGACCTTGATCCCTTTAAGTTACGCCGGTGGCCAACAACCAGCTTATAACCTGACTCTCATGCCAGGATTAGTTAAAAATCATGATCATGCGGCTCGTTTGAGTGCTTCGCCTTTT includes:
- a CDS encoding GntR family transcriptional regulator gives rise to the protein MKNSDIIASALEESILRGDYKTGERLNEIALSSEFGVSRTPIREALQKLSKSGLVEQIHRKGVFVRQPGPVELMELFEVMAELESSCGRLAALRISDSALEKLRLANSKCKKAMIAGEADTYYYANEVFHMIIYKESGNSILEHETKKLHQRLKPYRRLQLQLRGRMPQSMSEHEQIVEALTQGDSIKAADLLRGHVAIQGEKFRHLLSALKKE